From the Arctopsyche grandis isolate Sample6627 chromosome 11, ASM5162203v2, whole genome shotgun sequence genome, one window contains:
- the LOC143919045 gene encoding uncharacterized protein LOC143919045, with protein MPRRRRRSPSPAEQLTLDDDEDSLNNDDLSSNSGRCPPQQRNAANARERARMRVLSKAFCRLKTTLPWVPADTKLSKLDTLRLASGYIAHLRALLADQPSEDMSNGRPLNLTWPFTFQQGSWNTSPGRSVSPQPAQPVQQPNMQSSCNADIFNNNNCYARTSHFANNENYYDQLNRENSYIRQTYSDNVMHSG; from the exons ATGCCTCGCAGAAGAAGAAGATCGCCGTCGCCGGCCGAGCAGTTGACTCTGGATGACGATGAAGATTCCTTGAACAACGATGATCTATCGTCCAATTCGG gtcGATGTCCACCACAACAGAGAAATGCAGCAAATGCTAGAGAAAGGGCCAGAATGAGAGTCCTATCCAAAGCGTTTTGCAG ACTGAAAACCACATTACCCTGGGTACCAGCCGACACCAAACTGTCCAAACTAGACACTCTCAGGTTGGCCAGCGGATACATTGCCCACCTTCGAGCTTTATTAGCTGACCAACCCTCCGAAGACATGTCCAACGGAAGGCCACTAAACTTG ACGTGGCCGTTCACCTTCCAGCAAGGTTCCTGGAACACGAGTCCAGGGAGAAGCGTCTCTCCTCAACCAGCACAACCAGTTCAACAGCCAAACATGCAATCGTCTTGCAATGCAGACATCTTCAACAACAACAATTGCTATGCCAGAACTTCACATTTCGCAAACAACGAAAACTACTATGACCAACTGAACAGGGAGAACTCGTACATCAGACAAACCTATTCGGATAACGTGATGCATTCAGGATAA
- the LOC143918530 gene encoding glucose-fructose oxidoreductase domain-containing protein 1, producing the protein MTRVDMLPGIGVFGTGAVARALVPFLVSRGFAVRALWGRTLAKAEAAARDLTVAFYTDSIDALLLRKDVNLVFVLCAPNLHAQISVKALGIGKHVVCDRPAGLDQAEALKMVRASQYYPALISLINNSLRFLPAFARMRKAILDGYTGNPQQLSVMDVKVQMSSLLGDSYDWHCDDTMGGGTLTLVGSHVVDLVTFLTGQKALRVHGVLKTFTKSTDKVNGIRQITSPDFCTFQMEMDRGLLVTATLNNSMVVPCFHQEILVCGKLGQLVVKGGDLHGRLHNVGSKDDVIYLDVEDLECPMPPSVVPKPYIKGLSKMIGALKEAFLPVTEQMGWVKEAVQLAATFEDGQYVQAVMEAIRKSSTDRKWVDVTLLTEQPDPNPMLSAAVRRTTISLQ; encoded by the coding sequence ATGACGCGTGTTGACATGCTGCCGGGGATCGGCGTGTTCGGCACGGGGGCGGTGGCGCGCGCCCTCGTCCCCTTCCTCGTGTCGCGGGGCTTCGCCGTGAGAGCCCTATGGGGGCGCACGCTCGCCAAGGCCGAAGCGGCAGCCCGAGACCTAACCGTGGCCTTCTACACCGACAGCATAGACGCTCTTCTACTACGCAAAGACGTCAACCTAGTATTCGTGCTATGCGCCCCTAACCTCCACGCTCAAATATCAGTCAAAGCGCTCGGCATCGGCAAACACGTCGTATGCGACAGGCCGGCCGGACTAGACCAAGCCGAAGCACTCAAAATGGTCAGAGCCTCCCAGTACTACCCGGCACTCATATCTTTAATCAACAACTCGTTGAGATTCCTACCAGCATTTGCACGAATGCGAAAAGCCATACTAGACGGCTACACGGGTAATCCTCAACAACTATCAGTCATGGACGTCAAAGTACAGATGAGCTCACTATTAGGCGACTCGTACGATTGGCATTGCGACGACACGATGGGTGGTGGTACATTAACCCTCGTAGGAAGTCACGTCGTAGATTTGGTTACGTTCCTCACCGGACAGAAAGCTCTACGAGTGCACGGCGTATTGAAAACGTTCACAAAATCCACCGACAAGGTGAACGGAATACGGCAAATCACCTCGCCGGACTTTTGCACGTTTCAGATGGAAATGGATCGAGGATTGCTGGTGACGGCGACCCTCAACAATTCGATGGTGGTTCCGTGTTTCCATCAGGAGATACTCGTATGTGGCAAACTCGGACAGCTCGTGGTCAAAGGCGGCGATCTTCACGGCCGACTCCATAACGTCGGTTCGAAGGACGATGTTATATACTTGGACGTTGAGGACTTGGAGTGCCCTATGCCGCCTTCAGTCGTGCCAAAGCCGTATATAAAAGGATTGAGTAAGATGATCGGCGCGTTGAAAGAAGCGTTCTTGCCCGTTACGGAACAGATGGGGTGGGTTAAAGAGGCCGTTCAACTGGCAGCCACTTTTGAAGACGGACAGTATGTTCAGGCCGTCATGGAGGCGATACGCAAGTCGAGCACGGATCGGAAGTGGGTTGACGTTACACTATTGACTGAACAACCGGATCCGAATCCGATGCTCTCGGCTGCCGTTCGCAGGACGACCATCTCTCTACAGTGA
- the LOC143918792 gene encoding 10 kDa heat shock protein, mitochondrial, translating to MSGAIKRVIPLLDRVLIKRAEAITKTASGLVIPEKAQTKVIQGQVMAVGAGARASDGRQLAPLLAVGDRVLLPEYGGTKVKLDGDESEYHLFREADILAKLDS from the coding sequence ATGTCGGGTGCCATAAAACGCGTGATCCCGCTGCTGGACCGAGTCCTCATCAAGCGAGCTGAAGCCATCACCAAGACGGCGAGCGGTCTGGTGATCCCCGAAAAGGCGCAGACCAAGGTGATCCAGGGCCAGGTTATGGCTGTAGGCGCCGGGGCGAGAGCCAGTGATGGCCGCCAGCTAGCTCCACTCCTGGCAGTCGGAGACCGCGTGCTTCTTCCCGAGTACGGCGGCACCAAGGTGAAGCTCGATGGAGACGAGTCGGAGTACCATCTCTTCCGCGAGGCCGACATTCTCGCCAAGTTGGACTCGTGA